GCGCTAGCATCACTTCAAAAGAAAAAACATTAAACGAGATCGTTACGCATTCAGAACTCAGAAGGGCCTATAAGCTCTGCCATACATTTGAAAACGAGGAGATAAGAAGAGTCGCTCAAGAGAGTTTTAAATTTGTAAAAGTAAAGGTGCACGCTAAATCAGGCAAAGGCGCTGAGTATGCACTTGAAGAGGCCGCAGCCCCTTGGAAGAGCTCCGACTGGGAGGGCAAGTGGGCCAAGAGAAAAAAACATGGTGGCAGCTCTAAATCTAACGACTTTCCCTGGAGAAAAGAGCTCACTAAACTCATCGACAAGTTCCACGACTCACTAGGAATACACTCATCGAAAAAAAGTGAACGCGAAGAGCGTAAAGAGAACGTCGAGCACAAAAAAGAAGGGAAAGAAGATCACAAAGCCGCTTCAAAAAAAGAAGAGGAAGAGAGAATCCGAATCCGTGAAGAAGAGATGTTCAAACTCGATACTGAATTTTAATATGACAGCAACAACCTTCACTCTCAACGCCTCTTCAGTTTCTAAGATTTGCGGCAGCAGCAAACAGGCGATGGTCTATGGCTTCCGCAGCTGTCATTACGGGAAAATTGCAAGACTTCTACCTTCATCTACCCAGATAAAAAAAGTCTTCGATTTCATGATAGGAACCGAAGAGATCGTATGCAGCGAGAAGCTCACAACTCTTGAAGGCAGCATTCTCACACGCATACCTGTCGATTATAGCGAAAGAGAGATGGCCCGTAGCTGTAAAGCCGGCCTCACCAACATTGTATTTGAAAACTACGCGAGAAAAAAGCTAGGCCTACCGCTCATTCCCATCCTCTTCTGCATCGATATCGACGGCAATAAGCATAAAGCCACGAGCGAGAGCTTAACCTCAAAAGAGAAGCAACTTAACGAGAAGTTCACCCACTCAGAAGTGCGAAGAGCTTTCAAACTCTGCCACACATTTGAAAACGAGGAGTTAAGAAAAGCGGCTCAAGAGAGCTTTAAATTTGTGAAAGTAAGTGTTAAAGAGGGCTCTGAACTCTCTCTTGAAGAGATCGCCGCACCCTGGAAGAGCTCCGACTGGGAGAGCGAGTGGGCCAAACGAAGAAAGCAGAGCGGCAGCTCCAAATCCAACGACCACCCCTGGAGAAAAGAGCTCGCTAAGCTCATTAAAAGATTCGACGCCTCGATAGACAAAACAGGCTCCAGCAAAAAGCCAGAGCTCGTGGAGTGCAAAGAAGAGCACAAAACCCCGAAAGAAAAAGTCGGGGCTTAGAGACTGTTAAAGACCATCCACAAATCCTTTCGGCTCTCTAAAAACGAACATTAAATCCCGTATAGAAAAAATGATCTTGGAAGAGCTCATTCCATTCAAAATCATAGCTCGCCTCGATCCCGTATCTCTTATAAAGGGTGAATAAAAGATCAATGCCAGCTAGAGCCGTGTTACGTCCAGCACCTTTGATTCCAATAGAAGAAATGGGGCCGGCCACGCTTATTGGAGTAAAATGCAAAGAGCGATGCTTATCTAAATATTCCCTTTGCCAGCCCAAATTAATTTCCGGTGTGAAAACAAGGTTAGTGCTTTCCCAACTATAGTTAATTCTTGTACCTAAGGTGGAGCGCAGAGATTTTGCTTTTTGCTGCCTAAACGACAAATCAGAATCGCCAGCACCATGTTCTTTATAGTCATCTACTTGAAGATGGATGTACTGAAGATTTGCAAGAGGAATTACCTCTAACTTCTTCGGCATTTTTTTGATCTGTCTATGTGCTAAAGCATACTCTACTCCAAAGAGAAGATCATACTCGTTTCCGTGCGGACTACCTTCAGCGGTATTAGAGGAGTTCACATTACGACGGATATCGTACCATTCATAACTACCTCCGACGATACCGTTAAAGGCAAGCTCTGGCAGGCGGGATGGGGCATAGGTAGCATAGAGACTAGCGTGCGCTTCATCAATATCGAACTTCCCCCAATGATGGTCGACATCGGCATGGATTTTCTCATAATCGGCGAGCAATCCTACTCCTACTTGAGAAAAGGCATAGTCGAAGCCGACAAGAGCACCCGCCGACCAGTAATCAAATCCCGGTTGTTTATGTCTAGATTGCACATCGCCGATGGTGCCAAGTGGTCCTGCATAAAAGTTCCAGCGTCTTTCTTGCGTAGGAGAGACAATAACACGTCTTAGCTGCTCTTGCTTTTCTGGGACTTGCGGATTTAAGACGATCTCATTTTTATTCGAAGCCAAAAGGACGCCCTGATCCCATTTGGAAGAAAGAGCTACAGGTTCGCTGGACTCTTTATTGCTCCTGAAACGCTTACGCAATCTCTCCATCTCTATTTCCAAATGGATGTTGATATGGTTCACCGATGAAAAAATTGTTTGTTGAAAGCCACCAACATAGGATGACAACGAAGAACTTGCTGAAGTTGGACGTAGACCAAAGAAAAGTTGAACGCTATTTGGAAGATACGAGACCATCGGTATGAAAGAATCGGGAAGGTTTACACCCTGCACATCGGAAAAGGTCCCCGAAATACTAGAACTAGAAGTAGTGAGAATTGTCAGTTTTTCTCCAAGCGGGACGTTGAAACCAGGCGATGCCACGACTTTTAGTTTCCCGTTAAGCGTTGCACTACCTGCGCTGATAGAGCTAAATGAAGAGCTGGTCGCAACGTCTACGGTGTATGTTCCACTCGAAGTTTGTTGATATAAATTGGTAACTGTCAGCAGGCCTAAGCCAGGACTTACATTCCCAGAGTTTAATATTGCACTAGCAGTACCGTTACCGGTAAGGGTCCCTGCAGAATTTATGGTGAAGAAGCTGGGGATGAAGTTGTCCAAAATAAAGGTCCCTTCATTGACAATGATATCGCCGTTGTATGAGTTTGCATTTTGTAATTGAAGCTTAAAACTCCCCGTGCCTGTTTTGTTTAGCGTACCCCCGTTATTGGTGCTATCGAAACCCGCAACAAAAAACTGCTCAGTAAGGCTATCGCTAACATTGACTGTTGTTGTACTGCCGGTCATCAGATAAAAGTCTTGCCCATCGGCGTCACCATTTCCCGCTGAACTTGCGCCGCTAGTGCCTCCAGTGCCACCGGTGACCGTGTTATTATTTAGGGTAAGTCCATTGGTAGTTAACGTTCCGCCCTGTCTTACAAAAACAGCCCCGCCAAATCCCGCACCACCGCCGCCTGCACCAGAGACATTCGGAATGACACTTGCTGCCGTTCCATCACCACCGCCACTACCACCGGGCCCAGCTAATCCTTGGACTCCACCTGAAAAACCGGCACCACCACCTCCTCCTCCAAAACCGCCCGCTCCGCCGTTGCCACCTTGAACTGCCAGTAATGCGTTAAAATTACTAGCGCCACCACCTCCACCACCACCGAAGCCTCCAGCTCCTCCACTTCCACATGCCCCACCGCCAAGGTCTACAGCGCCGCCACCTCCGCCGCCACCAAAGTCTCCACCTGGCCCTCCGTCACCACCAACCCCAGATGGATTAGAAGCACCGCCACCGCCGCCGCCTCCACCAAAATCTCCACCCGCACCGCCAACTCCGCCATTGTCGGCATCAAAAGCACCGCCGCCGCCGCCACTAAACACTCCTCCCGCACCACCATTTACTGTTCCGAGAGTCGTACCACCGGCACCAGGGCTTGGACCACCACCATTGGTGCCATCCGTAGAATTCATTGAATCAACCCCCGGGTCATTGAATCCCCCTCCCCCTGTTCCGCCTTTCGGCGCTCCTCCAGCTCCTGGTAGCAAAAAAGCCGAACCACCACTTCCATCTACCCCAAATCCACCACCACCAGCACCAGCATTGGTAGCTGTGACGCCGCCTCTCTCAAAAACAATCCCACCACTCGCTAGATTAAATCCGCCACCGCCTCCTCCTCCTTTAATGAAGCCAGCAGCATTACCATCACCGCCATTACCCCCTACGGCCGCGTTACTATCAAAGATGAAATTAGATATCTCAACATCAGCACCGCTGTTTACAAATAAAGCTCCTCCCGCTCCCAGGGCACCTCCCGCATTATTGCCACCTGGAGGAATGACAGGTAAGTTAGCAGTACCACCCTGGCTCAATCCATTTTGAACCGTTAGATTATTCAAAACGATGGGGTTTGCCACTGTGCTATGATTAACGAAAAAAACTTGGCCATTAGATTGCGCATCGATCGTTACACCCGATCCACCTTCGATAGTATATGAGATGACGGTAGAAATGGGATCGATAATAGGTAGAGACCCTCCGAGAGAAACAGTAGGCACTGAAAAATCGATAATGTTGTCACCTGCCGTATTGTTCGCTTGGTCGATCGCCCAGCTCAGACTTCCCACATCCAATACGCCGCCGTCAAATTGATGATCAACGGTAATAAATGTTGCAGCCTGCAAAGAGAGAGAGAAACAACAAAAAGAGGCTGTAAAAAAGCAGATGCTCGATCTCGCAAATCGAGCAGTTGTGATCTCTCTATGAAAACCTTTAGGAAATTGTTTCTTCTTTAGCATCGCAGTTCTCCCGTGAGTTCTTTTTTAAAAACTCACTTTCAAACAACAAAAAATTTATCTCAAGCCTAAACACTTTTACTAAAATTGTGGCAGGTGCAATCAACTACAATTGAACTGCCCCTCGCCGCAATCTCGGCTCTTCAGGACCGAGTCTAGGCGGGATTCATATTCTCTTTTATCCTTAAGCCGAAGAGAATCTCCTTTCTTTAGGAAGGAGTTCTTTAATTTTCATGCGCTTAATTTGAGAAGAAGAGGAAGATGGCGGGCTTTTTTGTAAGGTCGGGAAGGGGCTTCTTCTTCCAGACGGAAACAGGCTGGGTGATGACGGTCTCGGTGGGAAGTGTCAGATCCCAGGCAACGGAGAGGAGCGTCTTATCGCTGAGGTGTTGAAGCAGCTGCCCGAGAAGCTTGGGACTCCGGTAGGGGGCTTCGATACAGAGCTGAGTCTCTTTTTCTTGAGCTGAGAGCTTTTCTAAAGCGCGGATCTGGCGCGAGAGCTTCTCCTCTTCACGCTCGAGATAACCGTGGAAGGTAAACTTTTGTCCTGAGAGGCCTGAGAGCATGAGGGCGAGCGTAATAGATGAGGGGCCGACGAAGGCTTGTATAGGCAGGTTCATCTGGCGCGCGCGAAGGACGAGGTCTGCTCCAGGGTCTGCGAGGCATGGAAGACCGCAATCGGAAACAAGTCCCCACCTCTCACCCTTTTTAAGAAGCGATAGGAGCTCATCGAGCTCTTCTTTGGTTGTGTGTTCGCTTAGAACTCGGATGGGCATCTTCTGAGGTGCAACTCCAAAGAGCTTCAAATAGGCTCTACCCCCCTTTTCACTCTCGGCTATCAATCCTTGAATTGTCCTTACAGCCTCTCCTACGCTAGCTGGAAGCAGCTGAGCTACAGAGGTCGTCTCATCTAGAAGATTTGGAAGGAGGAGAAGCATGCTTTGCCTTCAAGTAGGTGATTTTTGAGATCAGCATATCCCAGAGGAGTTCTGCTGATGGGGGCTGGTTTTTTGCATCGAGTTCAATTTCAAAGGTCAAAACTTGCGCCTGAGCAAAAAAGTCGAGCTGCCTGCGTCTTGCTACAGCATAACAACGATCGAAGGCCTGGGGCCTAAGCGCTGGAAAGTGGCCTGCGATCTCACTCGGCGAGCAGCCTTTTGCAATTAACGAGCTCAGGCGAAGGCCGATATCCAGCTGATTGCGCAAAAATGATGTCATGGCAATGAGTGCAGATAGATCTTCAATGGGCTGTCGAGGCAGAGGCTCTTCTTCCCAAACGAGGCTCTCTGCGAGCTTCCAGAGACCTGCCGATTGAGCCTTTGCGGTCATCGTCTGCACATCAGAGAGAGTGATGCTCTTGCGCTCTCCGACAAAAGTGATCAGCTTAAAGAGCTCTTGGGTGAGCACTCCTCTCTCCACTCCCTGGCTATCGATAAGAAGAAGAGCGGCATCTTCAAAAAGGGTCTTCTTCTCCGCAGCAGCTTCCGAGACGAGCCACTCTTTCACTCGCTTCTTCTTCTCCCAAGGCTTCTCACCGCTCATATCGAGCAGAATTAGCTCTTTTTTTGCCTGCTGGTAGAAGCCTGCTTGGGCAGGAAGTTGAGAAGCTCCCATGATCAGATAGACGAAAGGAGCTGGCTTCTCCAGGTAGAGTGAGAGCCTCTCCATCTCAGCTTTTTTTAACTGCTCAACACCATCGAGAATAAGAACCCAGTGGCTTCCAAAAAGGGGCCTGCTTTCAAGCAGTTCAAAGCAGCT
Above is a genomic segment from Chlamydiales bacterium containing:
- a CDS encoding autotransporter outer membrane beta-barrel domain-containing protein; translated protein: MLKKKQFPKGFHREITTARFARSSICFFTASFCCFSLSLQAATFITVDHQFDGGVLDVGSLSWAIDQANNTAGDNIIDFSVPTVSLGGSLPIIDPISTVISYTIEGGSGVTIDAQSNGQVFFVNHSTVANPIVLNNLTVQNGLSQGGTANLPVIPPGGNNAGGALGAGGALFVNSGADVEISNFIFDSNAAVGGNGGDGNAAGFIKGGGGGGGFNLASGGIVFERGGVTATNAGAGGGGFGVDGSGGSAFLLPGAGGAPKGGTGGGGFNDPGVDSMNSTDGTNGGGPSPGAGGTTLGTVNGGAGGVFSGGGGGAFDADNGGVGGAGGDFGGGGGGGGASNPSGVGGDGGPGGDFGGGGGGGAVDLGGGACGSGGAGGFGGGGGGGASNFNALLAVQGGNGGAGGFGGGGGGAGFSGGVQGLAGPGGSGGGDGTAASVIPNVSGAGGGGAGFGGAVFVRQGGTLTTNGLTLNNNTVTGGTGGTSGASSAGNGDADGQDFYLMTGSTTTVNVSDSLTEQFFVAGFDSTNNGGTLNKTGTGSFKLQLQNANSYNGDIIVNEGTFILDNFIPSFFTINSAGTLTGNGTASAILNSGNVSPGLGLLTVTNLYQQTSSGTYTVDVATSSSFSSISAGSATLNGKLKVVASPGFNVPLGEKLTILTTSSSSISGTFSDVQGVNLPDSFIPMVSYLPNSVQLFFGLRPTSASSSLSSYVGGFQQTIFSSVNHINIHLEIEMERLRKRFRSNKESSEPVALSSKWDQGVLLASNKNEIVLNPQVPEKQEQLRRVIVSPTQERRWNFYAGPLGTIGDVQSRHKQPGFDYWSAGALVGFDYAFSQVGVGLLADYEKIHADVDHHWGKFDIDEAHASLYATYAPSRLPELAFNGIVGGSYEWYDIRRNVNSSNTAEGSPHGNEYDLLFGVEYALAHRQIKKMPKKLEVIPLANLQYIHLQVDDYKEHGAGDSDLSFRQQKAKSLRSTLGTRINYSWESTNLVFTPEINLGWQREYLDKHRSLHFTPISVAGPISSIGIKGAGRNTALAGIDLLFTLYKRYGIEASYDFEWNELFQDHFFYTGFNVRF
- a CDS encoding SAM-dependent methyltransferase, with amino-acid sequence MLLLLPNLLDETTSVAQLLPASVGEAVRTIQGLIAESEKGGRAYLKLFGVAPQKMPIRVLSEHTTKEELDELLSLLKKGERWGLVSDCGLPCLADPGADLVLRARQMNLPIQAFVGPSSITLALMLSGLSGQKFTFHGYLEREEEKLSRQIRALEKLSAQEKETQLCIEAPYRSPKLLGQLLQHLSDKTLLSVAWDLTLPTETVITQPVSVWKKKPLPDLTKKPAIFLFFSN